In Vibrio alfacsensis, the following proteins share a genomic window:
- the lldD gene encoding FMN-dependent L-lactate dehydrogenase LldD, which yields MIISASTDYRAAAKAKLPPFLFHYIDGGSYNEHTLQRNTEDLSHVALRQRVLRDMSDLSLETEIFGEKLAMPIALAPVGLTGMYARRGEVQAAKAAEKKGIPFTMSTVSVCPIEEVAPAITRPMWFQLYVLKDRGFMKNVLERAKAAGVTTLVFTVDMPVPGARYRDMRSGMSGPNAALRRVFQAMRHPTWALDVGLLGKPHDLGNISAYRGEPTKLEDYIGWLGANFDPSISWKDLEWIRDFWDGPMVIKGILDEEDAKDAVRFGADGIVVSNHGGRQLDGVLSTARALPNIADSVKGDIKIFVDSGIRTGLDVVRMIALGADCTLLGRSFVYALAAQGGDGVENLLDLYDKEMRVAMTLTGAKTISDLSNDSLVRHF from the coding sequence ATGATTATCTCTGCTTCTACTGATTATCGAGCCGCCGCGAAAGCCAAGTTGCCTCCGTTCCTTTTTCATTACATTGATGGCGGCTCCTATAACGAACATACGCTTCAACGCAATACCGAAGATTTGAGCCATGTGGCATTGCGTCAACGCGTTCTTCGAGACATGAGCGATCTCAGCCTAGAAACCGAAATCTTCGGAGAGAAACTCGCGATGCCTATTGCGCTGGCGCCGGTCGGTTTAACGGGTATGTACGCTCGACGCGGAGAAGTCCAAGCCGCAAAAGCGGCCGAGAAAAAAGGCATACCTTTTACAATGTCGACCGTATCCGTTTGCCCGATAGAAGAAGTGGCACCAGCAATCACACGTCCAATGTGGTTTCAACTTTATGTGCTCAAAGATCGCGGATTCATGAAAAACGTTTTAGAACGCGCAAAAGCTGCTGGGGTGACGACCCTCGTTTTCACGGTTGACATGCCGGTGCCAGGGGCTCGTTATCGTGATATGCGGTCTGGAATGAGTGGACCAAATGCCGCGTTGCGTCGTGTATTTCAAGCCATGCGTCACCCAACCTGGGCATTGGATGTGGGTTTATTAGGTAAACCCCATGATTTAGGCAATATCTCTGCCTACCGTGGTGAGCCGACTAAATTGGAAGACTACATCGGTTGGTTGGGCGCAAACTTTGACCCATCTATCTCTTGGAAAGACCTCGAGTGGATTCGTGATTTTTGGGATGGACCAATGGTCATCAAAGGCATATTAGATGAAGAAGACGCTAAAGATGCAGTGCGTTTCGGAGCCGATGGTATTGTGGTTTCCAATCACGGCGGTCGTCAATTGGATGGGGTTCTGTCTACCGCACGAGCCTTACCTAACATTGCTGATTCCGTAAAAGGAGACATCAAAATCTTCGTCGACTCCGGAATACGCACTGGTTTGGATGTGGTACGCATGATCGCGTTAGGCGCAGATTGTACATTACTTGGCCGATCGTTTGTTTATGCTCTAGCTGCACAAGGTGGGGATGGTGTAGAAAACTTGCTCGATCTTTACGATAAGGAAATGCGTGTCGCCATGACACTGACGGGAGCAAAAACCATTTCCGACCTCTCGAATGATTCTTTAGTTCGCCACTTTTAG